The Corynebacterium jeddahense genome has a window encoding:
- a CDS encoding carboxylesterase family protein, producing the protein MGEISAFDDPLPGQLRIDASGTPSLTITAPAGTRPGADLPVTVVLGDTPLPEPGSGSGEGVVVRVRYRRGFAGFLPLPGDPPGHTRAVADAAAALAWVQDNAEGYGGDPTNVTLVGAGEAAAVGLWLCRRDHYKGEFRRARLSQPVFARTPVARRRWLARAVLAAPLTRDRLDALAREHPARVERAYRRYVFYTRGEGLGPAPFDDAELAPLAEVELR; encoded by the coding sequence ATGGGCGAAATTTCCGCGTTCGACGACCCGCTGCCGGGGCAGCTGCGTATCGACGCCTCCGGCACCCCCTCCCTCACCATCACCGCCCCCGCCGGCACCCGGCCCGGCGCGGACCTGCCCGTCACCGTCGTCCTCGGCGACACTCCCCTCCCCGAGCCCGGCAGCGGCAGCGGCGAGGGCGTCGTCGTGCGGGTGCGCTACCGCCGCGGCTTCGCCGGGTTCCTCCCCCTGCCCGGCGACCCGCCGGGGCACACCCGCGCCGTCGCCGACGCGGCCGCCGCGCTCGCCTGGGTGCAAGACAACGCCGAAGGCTACGGCGGGGACCCGACGAATGTCACCCTCGTCGGCGCGGGCGAGGCCGCCGCGGTGGGGCTTTGGCTGTGCCGGCGCGACCACTACAAAGGCGAGTTCCGCCGCGCCCGGCTTTCCCAGCCGGTGTTCGCGCGCACCCCCGTCGCCCGGCGCAGGTGGCTCGCCCGCGCGGTGCTCGCCGCCCCGCTCACCCGCGACCGGCTGGACGCGCTCGCCCGGGAGCACCCGGCGCGCGTGGAGCGGGCGTACCGCCGCTACGTCTTCTACACCCGCGGCGAGGGGCTCGGGCCAGCCCCGTTCGACGACGCGGAGCTCGCCCCGCTCGCCGAGGTGGAGCTGCGCTAG
- a CDS encoding ABC transporter ATP-binding protein, protein MQSLMRVARSASALWPYYIAVVVVSSLVAGLGLVSPFLVREATDTIVAKLHDASLPDPTHTVIWLAIALFGAEATASLLRNVAGYLGDVMVARIRQILSTRYFAKLLALPQRYYDNQVTGTIIARLDRSIANVTQFIQSFTNNFLPMLIQVFAILGITAYYYWPLTVLLALLFPLYTWLTALTSKRWQVFEKEKNANIDEGNGRFAEVVGPVKVTKSYGAEVRELEKFGRHYTNTVDITRPQSRWWHSMDTARGVAMNLIFLGIYLILFLRTLRGHFTIGEMVMLIQMVTMARQPVTMMSWIVDSAQRAVAGSRDYFKVMDEPVEPTANRQLVAATEASGMPEVVATQQAPLPVAEPVLEFDGVTFAYTEGEPVLHSVSFAAHEGEKIALVGESGGGKSTIVNLLLGLYPVKQGRLRVCGEELGELDVEKLRATTGVVFQEAALFSGSVYENIAYGKPDATMEEVVAVAKRANAHDFIMKFADGYDTVIGERGLRLSGGQRQRVAVARAMLKDAPILILDEATSALDTKAERAVQAGLDELMVGRTTLMIAHRLSTIAGVDTIITLREGRVDEIGSPAELAVSGGIYSELLRLTASSSAADRERLKAFGFHVDGDGDADEDEDGGGSERN, encoded by the coding sequence ATGCAGTCTCTCATGCGCGTCGCCCGCAGCGCCTCCGCCCTCTGGCCGTACTACATCGCCGTCGTGGTGGTCTCGTCGCTGGTGGCGGGTCTGGGGCTCGTGTCGCCGTTTTTGGTGCGGGAGGCGACGGACACGATCGTCGCAAAGCTGCACGATGCGTCCCTGCCGGACCCCACCCACACCGTCATCTGGCTCGCGATCGCCCTGTTCGGCGCGGAAGCCACCGCCTCCCTGCTGCGCAACGTCGCCGGCTACCTCGGCGACGTCATGGTCGCGCGCATCCGCCAGATCCTGTCCACCCGCTACTTCGCCAAACTGCTCGCGCTGCCGCAGCGCTACTACGACAACCAGGTCACCGGCACGATCATCGCGCGGCTCGACCGCTCGATCGCGAACGTCACGCAGTTCATCCAGTCCTTCACCAACAACTTCCTGCCCATGCTCATCCAGGTCTTCGCCATCCTGGGCATCACGGCGTACTACTACTGGCCGCTCACGGTACTGCTCGCGCTGCTGTTCCCCCTGTACACGTGGCTCACGGCGCTCACGTCGAAGCGCTGGCAAGTCTTTGAGAAGGAGAAAAACGCCAACATCGACGAGGGCAACGGCCGTTTCGCCGAGGTCGTCGGCCCGGTGAAGGTGACCAAGTCCTACGGCGCGGAGGTGCGCGAGCTGGAGAAGTTCGGCCGCCACTACACCAACACCGTGGACATCACCCGCCCGCAGTCGCGCTGGTGGCACTCCATGGACACCGCGCGCGGGGTGGCCATGAACCTCATCTTCCTGGGCATCTACCTCATCCTCTTCCTGCGCACGCTGCGCGGGCACTTCACCATCGGCGAGATGGTCATGCTCATCCAGATGGTCACCATGGCCCGCCAGCCGGTGACGATGATGAGCTGGATCGTCGACTCCGCCCAGCGCGCCGTCGCCGGGTCGCGCGACTACTTCAAGGTGATGGACGAGCCGGTCGAGCCGACCGCGAACCGCCAGCTCGTCGCCGCGACGGAGGCGAGCGGGATGCCGGAGGTTGTGGCCACGCAGCAAGCCCCGCTGCCCGTTGCGGAGCCCGTGCTCGAGTTCGACGGCGTGACGTTTGCGTACACGGAGGGCGAACCCGTACTTCACAGCGTCAGTTTCGCCGCCCACGAAGGCGAAAAGATCGCCCTGGTCGGCGAGTCGGGCGGCGGCAAGTCGACCATCGTGAACCTGCTGCTCGGTCTCTACCCCGTGAAGCAGGGGCGGCTGCGCGTGTGCGGCGAGGAGCTCGGCGAGCTGGACGTGGAGAAGCTGCGCGCCACCACCGGCGTGGTGTTCCAGGAGGCGGCGCTGTTTTCCGGCTCCGTTTACGAGAACATCGCCTACGGCAAGCCGGACGCGACGATGGAGGAGGTCGTCGCGGTGGCGAAGCGCGCGAACGCCCACGACTTCATTATGAAGTTCGCCGACGGCTACGACACCGTCATCGGCGAGCGCGGCCTACGCCTGTCCGGCGGGCAGCGCCAGCGCGTCGCCGTGGCGCGCGCGATGCTCAAGGACGCGCCGATCTTGATCCTCGACGAGGCGACCTCCGCCCTCGACACCAAGGCCGAGCGTGCGGTGCAGGCGGGCCTCGACGAGCTCATGGTCGGGCGCACGACGCTCATGATCGCGCACCGCCTCTCCACGATCGCGGGCGTGGACACCATCATCACCCTGCGCGAAGGCCGCGTCGACGAGATCGGCTCCCCGGCCGAGCTCGCCGTCTCCGGCGGCATTTACTCCGAGCTGCTGCGCCTGACCGCGTCGTCCTCGGCGGCCGACCGGGAGCGCCTCAAGGCGTTCGGGTTCCACGTCGACGGCGACGGCGATGCTGACGAGGACGAGGACGGCGGGGGCAGCGAGCGCAACTAG
- a CDS encoding MalY/PatB family protein: MEFPDLETLKARGTRKWTQFGGDVLPLFIAESDFPTAPAVKRAIIDAAEREMFGYTPAPHAHHLGEAVADFYGWRYGWRPAPERVFPVADVVRGVLLAIEYFTQGPVIVPVPAYFPFLDVAQVAGRERVDVGSANGLDLMEVDAAFKNGAGSIIVTNPFNPGGYIFDAEELDQICAIARRYGGRVIVDEIHAPLVYEGTHVCAAANNPDVCITVTATSKAWNVAGLKCAQMIFSNDEDVATWNAMSGVAKDGVGTLGIVAAEACYTQGREFLDEEVAQLKDNRDWLVEHLPQAVPGIGIEVPQATYLMFLDFSGTKLVDDRPAAWLRRHAKVAMNEGVDFGPGGEHRARLNFATSPTILEEAVRRIGDAVATL, from the coding sequence ATGGAATTTCCCGACCTCGAGACCCTCAAAGCCCGCGGCACGCGCAAGTGGACGCAGTTCGGCGGGGACGTCCTGCCGCTGTTCATCGCGGAGAGCGACTTCCCCACCGCGCCCGCCGTCAAGCGCGCGATCATCGACGCCGCCGAGCGCGAGATGTTCGGCTACACCCCCGCACCGCACGCGCACCACCTCGGCGAGGCGGTGGCGGACTTCTACGGCTGGCGCTACGGCTGGCGCCCCGCCCCGGAGCGCGTCTTCCCAGTCGCGGACGTCGTTCGCGGGGTGTTGCTCGCCATCGAGTACTTCACGCAGGGCCCGGTGATCGTGCCGGTGCCGGCGTACTTCCCGTTCCTCGACGTCGCCCAGGTGGCCGGGCGCGAGCGCGTGGACGTCGGCTCGGCGAACGGGCTCGACCTCATGGAGGTCGACGCGGCGTTCAAGAACGGGGCGGGCAGCATCATCGTCACCAACCCGTTCAACCCCGGCGGCTACATCTTCGACGCCGAGGAGCTCGACCAGATCTGCGCGATCGCGCGCAGGTACGGCGGGCGCGTCATCGTCGACGAGATCCACGCCCCGCTCGTCTACGAGGGCACGCACGTCTGCGCCGCCGCGAACAACCCGGACGTGTGCATCACCGTCACGGCGACGTCGAAGGCGTGGAACGTCGCGGGCCTGAAGTGCGCGCAGATGATCTTCTCCAACGACGAGGACGTGGCCACCTGGAACGCCATGTCGGGCGTGGCCAAGGACGGCGTGGGTACCCTCGGCATCGTCGCCGCCGAGGCGTGCTACACGCAGGGCCGCGAGTTCCTCGACGAGGAGGTCGCGCAGCTCAAGGACAACCGGGACTGGCTCGTCGAGCACCTCCCGCAGGCCGTGCCGGGTATCGGCATCGAAGTGCCGCAGGCGACCTACCTCATGTTCCTCGATTTTTCGGGCACCAAGCTTGTCGACGATCGTCCCGCCGCCTGGCTGCGCCGCCACGCCAAGGTGGCCATGAACGAGGGCGTGGACTTCGGCCCCGGCGGCGAGCACCGCGCGCGGCTCAACTTCGCCACGAGCCCCACGATCCTCGAGGAGGCGGTGCGGCGGATCGGCGACGCCGTCGCCACGCTGTAG
- the brnQ gene encoding branched-chain amino acid transport system II carrier protein, with translation MGSTAVSTADGQPQHKRSTSAIVVTALALFSMFFGAGNLIFPPMLAVQAGDNFWPALFGFLATGSLLPMLAVVAIALSGSNLRDLAQRAGTAFGIVFPVLAYLSIGAFYALPRTGAVSFETAMTPLFGFDSLFASGVFNVVFFGVALLLSWNPNTIMETLGKFLTPALLVLLVIMISVAAFRWNAEPVTPSEPYDDGPFTAGLLEGYLTMDSIAALAFSIVVISTLRGRGFKEGKELVNGTITAGIGAGIMLALVYIGLGLIGRVMPGAGEFDNGAGLLAEAAHRTMGGAGQAVFSAIVLLACLTTAVGLITSTAEFFSEQFAGSYHVWAVTFAVASMIMATQGLDFVMSIAAPVIGFLYPPAITLIFLTLIEPAFRARTRFNWAFFAPLWVAVVWSAIETFISQGWAADALTPLVSWSPLFDEGLGWIVPVLVAFVVGLAIDFARPKPAMIPGTMESVEGEDLSA, from the coding sequence ATGGGTTCCACAGCGGTCTCCACGGCTGACGGGCAGCCGCAGCACAAGCGCTCGACGAGCGCGATCGTCGTGACGGCGCTCGCCTTGTTCTCCATGTTCTTCGGCGCGGGCAACCTCATCTTCCCGCCCATGCTCGCCGTGCAGGCCGGCGACAACTTCTGGCCGGCGCTCTTCGGCTTCCTCGCCACCGGCTCGCTGCTGCCGATGCTCGCCGTCGTCGCCATCGCGCTGTCCGGCTCGAACCTGCGCGACCTCGCGCAGCGCGCCGGCACCGCCTTCGGCATCGTCTTTCCAGTGCTGGCGTACCTGTCCATCGGCGCGTTCTACGCCCTGCCCCGCACGGGTGCGGTGTCGTTTGAGACCGCGATGACGCCGCTGTTCGGCTTCGACTCGCTGTTTGCCTCCGGCGTGTTCAACGTCGTGTTCTTCGGCGTCGCCCTGCTGCTGAGCTGGAACCCGAACACGATCATGGAGACCCTCGGCAAGTTCCTCACCCCCGCGCTGCTCGTCCTGCTTGTCATCATGATCTCGGTCGCCGCCTTCCGCTGGAACGCCGAGCCGGTCACGCCGAGCGAGCCGTACGACGACGGCCCGTTCACCGCGGGGCTGCTCGAGGGCTACCTCACGATGGACTCCATCGCGGCGCTCGCGTTTTCCATCGTGGTCATCTCCACCCTGCGCGGCCGCGGGTTCAAGGAGGGCAAGGAACTGGTCAACGGCACCATCACCGCCGGCATCGGCGCGGGCATCATGCTCGCGCTTGTCTACATCGGCCTCGGGCTCATCGGCCGCGTCATGCCGGGCGCGGGTGAGTTCGACAACGGCGCGGGCCTGCTCGCCGAGGCCGCGCACCGCACCATGGGCGGCGCGGGCCAGGCCGTGTTCTCCGCGATCGTGCTGCTCGCCTGCCTCACCACCGCCGTCGGCCTGATCACCTCGACCGCCGAGTTCTTCTCCGAGCAGTTCGCCGGCTCCTACCACGTGTGGGCCGTGACCTTCGCCGTCGCGTCCATGATCATGGCGACCCAGGGCCTCGACTTCGTCATGTCCATCGCCGCCCCGGTCATCGGCTTCCTCTACCCGCCGGCGATCACGCTCATCTTCCTCACCCTCATCGAGCCGGCTTTCCGCGCCCGCACCCGCTTCAACTGGGCGTTCTTCGCCCCGCTTTGGGTCGCTGTCGTGTGGTCCGCGATCGAGACGTTCATCTCGCAGGGCTGGGCCGCAGACGCGCTCACCCCGCTCGTGAGCTGGTCGCCGCTGTTCGACGAGGGCCTCGGCTGGATCGTGCCCGTGCTCGTGGCGTTCGTCGTCGGCCTGGCCATCGACTTCGCGCGGCCGAAGCCGGCGATGATCCCGGGCACCATGGAATCGGTCGAGGGCGAGGACCTTTCCGCGTAG
- a CDS encoding LLM class flavin-dependent oxidoreductase: protein MNAPLSLIDFCTRLPDESVGEAIQRSVAFAQQAEVLGYERIWYSEHHNMSSIVSSSPAVLISHIGAKTSRIRLGAGGVMLPNHAPYVVAEQFGMLAELYPGRIDLGLGRAPGTDQQTLGRALRRDPRSAENFPQDVQELQAWLSNESPLPGVTAVPGFNTNVPLIILGSSMFGATLAAKLGLPYAFASHFAPQHLEEATAYYREHYQPSARHPEPYCIAAVNVTAADTEEDAKRQTQVVHRNRVRAFMGQQGKVLSDDQVDTVLNSFQGRQITDMLRYTAEGTGEQVAEYLERFRATAQADELMISLQSGSHEETARSMAILAEAWNS, encoded by the coding sequence ATGAACGCACCGCTTTCCCTCATCGACTTCTGCACCCGCCTCCCCGACGAATCCGTCGGGGAGGCGATACAGCGCTCCGTCGCCTTCGCGCAGCAGGCGGAGGTGCTCGGCTACGAGCGCATCTGGTACTCCGAACACCACAACATGTCGAGTATCGTCTCCTCCTCCCCGGCGGTGCTCATCAGCCACATCGGCGCGAAGACGAGCCGCATCCGCCTCGGCGCGGGCGGGGTGATGCTGCCGAACCACGCGCCCTACGTCGTCGCCGAGCAGTTCGGCATGCTCGCCGAGCTCTACCCCGGCCGCATCGACCTCGGCCTCGGCCGCGCGCCCGGCACCGACCAGCAGACCCTCGGCCGCGCGCTGCGGCGCGACCCCCGCTCGGCCGAGAACTTCCCGCAGGACGTCCAGGAGCTGCAGGCGTGGCTGTCCAACGAGTCACCGCTGCCGGGCGTGACGGCGGTGCCCGGCTTTAACACGAACGTGCCGCTCATCATCCTCGGCTCGTCGATGTTCGGCGCGACGCTCGCGGCGAAGCTCGGCCTGCCTTACGCGTTCGCCTCCCATTTTGCGCCGCAGCACCTCGAGGAAGCGACCGCCTACTACCGCGAGCACTACCAGCCCTCCGCGCGCCACCCCGAGCCGTACTGCATCGCAGCGGTCAACGTCACCGCCGCCGACACGGAAGAGGACGCGAAGCGTCAGACGCAGGTCGTGCACCGCAACCGCGTGCGCGCGTTCATGGGCCAGCAGGGCAAGGTGCTTTCAGACGACCAGGTGGACACCGTGCTCAATTCCTTCCAGGGCCGCCAGATCACGGACATGCTGCGCTACACCGCCGAGGGCACCGGCGAGCAGGTCGCGGAGTACCTCGAGCGCTTCCGGGCTACCGCCCAGGCGGACGAGCTCATGATCTCGCTACAGTCCGGCAGCCACGAGGAGACGGCGCGCTCGATGGCAATCCTCGCCGAGGCGTGGAACAGCTAG
- a CDS encoding GntR family transcriptional regulator: MAQSPNGPLRRPQQHEEIADYLRDEIFAGHIPAGESLPSEVELCEQFNTSRGPVRQAVATLRAEGLLSSGRGRRSLVLSNTRTETFEEILSNTSWIYRMGKEPGEVVEEFGVSPADEKIAECMGIDSGDDVFIVRRVRTADGEPIVAEEIAFDASLAETIQGIDTSEESIHRELIRAGTDFNNISRAFTVEQADEATAAKLGLEPGAPVLVIKITAYTHNGKILSVARDVYRTETLRFGLNNVRGHSSPLWFQVESSIQ, encoded by the coding sequence ATGGCCCAATCGCCGAACGGCCCTCTCCGCCGACCGCAGCAGCACGAGGAGATTGCCGACTACCTGCGCGACGAGATTTTCGCCGGCCACATCCCCGCCGGCGAGTCGCTGCCTAGCGAGGTTGAGCTGTGCGAGCAGTTCAATACCTCGCGCGGGCCGGTCCGGCAGGCCGTCGCCACGCTACGCGCCGAGGGGCTGCTCTCCTCCGGCCGCGGCCGCCGCTCCCTCGTCCTGTCGAACACCCGCACCGAGACCTTCGAGGAGATCCTCTCCAACACCTCCTGGATCTACCGCATGGGCAAGGAGCCGGGCGAGGTGGTCGAGGAGTTCGGCGTCAGCCCCGCCGACGAAAAGATCGCCGAGTGCATGGGCATCGACTCGGGCGACGACGTGTTCATCGTGCGGCGGGTGCGCACCGCCGACGGCGAGCCCATCGTCGCCGAGGAGATCGCGTTCGACGCCTCGCTCGCGGAGACGATCCAGGGCATCGACACCTCCGAGGAGTCCATCCACCGCGAGCTCATCCGCGCGGGCACCGACTTCAACAACATCTCGCGCGCGTTCACGGTCGAGCAGGCCGACGAGGCCACCGCGGCGAAGCTCGGACTCGAGCCCGGCGCGCCCGTGCTCGTGATCAAGATCACGGCGTACACCCACAACGGCAAGATCCTCTCCGTCGCCCGCGACGTGTACCGCACCGAGACCCTGCGCTTCGGCCTGAACAACGTCCGCGGCCACTCCTCCCCCCTCTGGTTCCAGGTGGAGTCCTCCATCCAGTAA
- a CDS encoding ABC transporter substrate-binding protein produces MRTRTLAAAVALATLALPLAACSSTAPRDEVVVAAAAAPAGLDFTTTGGAAAPQALVGNVYETLVRIDASGTPTPLLAESWDRDGGVFTFHLRDGVTFSNGKPFTADDAAFSINYVKDKWTNGLKAQMDPVTAVEALDPRTLRVTVGGDAAAQDAWLWSMGTLTGAMMTPEGVDTLATAPLGTGPYTVKRFDVGEAIEFDARGDYWGGPVAHDAEIRYFDDPVSAVNALRVGDADVVWAMQAPQLIDTLPDDIRVEVGTTNGEVLLSMNNKRAPFDDPDVRRAVAYAIDRKAVNDVVYNGLATDTRGAPVPPTDPWFPGRDYYPFDPDKARELLAGRTPEITITVPNLPYAQTAAELIFSQLRDVGFTVHLETVEFPAVWLNQVLKGHDYQASLVAHVEPRDVPMLFGNPDYYLGYDSPAAREEIAAGDMAGAVDTIMGDAAALTLVNAPNIVLFAPGVGGLDPNVVTDSLRLSEVTK; encoded by the coding sequence ATGCGCACTCGGACGCTTGCTGCAGCCGTCGCACTCGCCACGCTGGCGCTGCCCCTCGCCGCATGCTCGAGCACCGCGCCCCGCGACGAGGTCGTCGTCGCGGCCGCCGCGGCCCCCGCCGGGCTCGACTTCACCACCACCGGCGGCGCCGCCGCACCCCAGGCGCTCGTGGGCAACGTCTACGAGACGCTCGTGCGTATCGACGCCTCCGGCACCCCCACTCCGCTGCTCGCCGAGTCCTGGGACCGCGACGGTGGCGTGTTCACGTTCCACCTCCGCGACGGGGTGACGTTCTCCAACGGGAAGCCGTTCACCGCCGACGACGCCGCGTTTTCCATCAACTACGTCAAGGACAAGTGGACGAACGGGCTCAAGGCGCAGATGGACCCGGTCACCGCCGTGGAGGCGCTCGACCCGCGCACGCTGCGCGTCACCGTCGGCGGCGACGCGGCGGCGCAGGACGCGTGGCTGTGGTCCATGGGCACGCTCACGGGGGCGATGATGACGCCGGAGGGCGTCGATACGCTGGCGACCGCGCCCCTGGGTACCGGCCCGTACACCGTGAAGCGCTTCGACGTCGGCGAGGCGATTGAGTTCGACGCGCGCGGGGACTACTGGGGCGGGCCGGTCGCGCACGACGCGGAGATCCGCTACTTCGACGACCCGGTCTCCGCCGTCAACGCGCTGCGCGTGGGCGACGCGGACGTCGTGTGGGCGATGCAGGCGCCGCAGCTCATCGACACGCTGCCGGACGACATCCGCGTCGAGGTGGGCACGACGAACGGCGAGGTGCTGCTGTCCATGAACAACAAGCGCGCTCCCTTCGACGACCCGGACGTGCGCCGCGCTGTCGCCTACGCCATCGACCGCAAGGCCGTCAACGACGTGGTCTACAACGGCCTGGCCACCGATACCCGCGGCGCGCCCGTGCCCCCGACGGACCCCTGGTTCCCGGGGCGCGACTACTACCCCTTCGACCCGGACAAGGCCCGCGAGCTCCTCGCCGGGCGCACCCCGGAGATCACCATCACGGTGCCGAACCTGCCGTACGCGCAGACGGCGGCCGAGCTCATCTTCTCCCAGCTGCGCGACGTCGGCTTCACGGTGCACCTGGAGACGGTGGAGTTCCCGGCCGTGTGGCTCAACCAGGTACTCAAGGGCCACGACTACCAGGCGTCGCTCGTGGCCCACGTGGAGCCGCGCGACGTGCCCATGCTCTTCGGCAACCCCGACTACTACCTCGGCTACGACTCGCCCGCCGCGCGCGAGGAGATCGCCGCCGGGGACATGGCCGGCGCGGTGGACACCATCATGGGCGACGCCGCGGCGCTCACCCTCGTCAACGCCCCGAACATCGTCCTGTTCGCCCCCGGCGTCGGCGGCCTCGACCCGAACGTGGTCACCGACTCCCTGCGCCTGAGCGAGGTGACCAAGTGA
- a CDS encoding ABC transporter permease: MRTIGRHLQRFALLLFAASLIIFTLLRAVPGDPARVALGVSATEEAVAELTARLGLDKPLPQQYLDWVRGLLTGDFGISMSSGKDITDTVLERAGVSLTLTLLAMAVSLAVAVPAGVYLARRARSPGGAVVGALSQVGIIVPSFLVGIALVALFSVRLGWLPANGWGSPAHAVLPVASLALVQASILTRYVAAAVHEEMGKDYVRTGRSLGASISNVLYSSALRNAALPVITVVGVQLASLVVGAVVIERVFTIPGLGSLLLDAVGNRDLTTVQTVMMVIVAFTLVVNLIVDLTYAVVDPRIRRQA, translated from the coding sequence ATCCGCACCATCGGCAGACACCTGCAGCGCTTCGCGCTGCTGCTTTTCGCCGCGAGCCTCATCATCTTCACGCTGCTGCGCGCGGTGCCGGGCGACCCGGCGCGCGTCGCCCTCGGCGTCTCCGCCACCGAGGAGGCCGTCGCGGAGCTCACCGCCCGCCTCGGCCTGGACAAGCCGCTGCCGCAGCAGTACCTCGACTGGGTCCGCGGGCTGCTCACCGGCGACTTCGGCATCTCCATGTCCTCGGGCAAGGACATCACCGACACCGTCCTCGAGCGCGCCGGCGTCTCGCTCACGCTCACGCTGCTGGCCATGGCGGTCTCGCTCGCCGTGGCCGTGCCGGCCGGCGTCTACCTCGCCCGGCGCGCCCGCTCCCCCGGCGGCGCGGTGGTGGGGGCGCTCTCGCAGGTGGGCATCATCGTGCCGTCGTTCCTCGTCGGCATCGCCCTCGTCGCGCTGTTCTCGGTGCGCCTCGGCTGGCTGCCGGCGAACGGCTGGGGCAGCCCCGCGCACGCCGTGCTGCCGGTCGCCTCGCTCGCGCTCGTGCAGGCCTCGATTCTCACCCGTTACGTCGCCGCCGCGGTGCACGAGGAGATGGGCAAGGACTATGTGCGCACGGGGCGCTCCCTCGGGGCGTCGATAAGCAATGTGCTCTACTCCTCCGCCCTGCGCAACGCGGCGCTGCCGGTGATCACGGTCGTGGGCGTGCAGCTCGCGTCGCTCGTGGTCGGCGCGGTGGTCATCGAGCGGGTGTTCACGATCCCGGGGTTGGGCTCGCTGCTTCTCGACGCCGTAGGCAACCGCGACCTCACCACCGTCCAGACCGTGATGATGGTTATCGTCGCGTTCACCCTCGTGGTGAACCTCATCGTGGACCTCACCTACGCGGTGGTGGACCCGCGGATTCGGAGGCAGGCATGA
- a CDS encoding ABC transporter permease has product MTRQQKVGAVLVALVAACALLSLVWTPYDPLQADPAARLEGSSWRHWMGTDQFGRDIASRVMDGARLTLTVAVGAVGISALVGVPLGIWAGMRRGASKAIMAGADLLLAFPALLLAIVFTAVFGASIWIVVLAIGIAGIPGFVRVARAGTLQVMHNDYILAARVAKVPGPRIAWRHVVPNIWPIVLTQVSVAVALAILAEAGLSFLGLGAPAPYASWGRMLQASQPYLATSPHLALWPGLAIAVTVLGFNLLGDTDDRR; this is encoded by the coding sequence ATGACCAGGCAGCAGAAGGTGGGTGCCGTCCTCGTCGCGCTCGTGGCCGCGTGCGCGCTGCTCTCGCTTGTGTGGACGCCGTACGATCCGCTGCAGGCGGACCCGGCCGCGCGGCTCGAGGGTTCCTCGTGGCGGCACTGGATGGGCACCGACCAGTTCGGCCGCGACATCGCCTCGCGCGTCATGGACGGCGCCCGGCTCACGCTCACCGTCGCGGTCGGCGCGGTGGGCATCTCCGCGCTCGTCGGCGTGCCGCTCGGCATCTGGGCGGGGATGCGCCGCGGGGCCTCGAAGGCGATTATGGCCGGCGCGGACCTCCTGCTCGCGTTTCCGGCGCTGCTGCTGGCCATCGTGTTCACGGCCGTGTTCGGCGCGTCCATCTGGATCGTCGTGCTCGCCATCGGCATCGCGGGCATCCCGGGCTTCGTGCGCGTCGCCCGCGCCGGGACGCTGCAGGTGATGCACAACGACTACATCCTCGCCGCGCGCGTGGCCAAGGTGCCGGGTCCGCGGATCGCGTGGCGCCACGTCGTGCCGAACATCTGGCCGATCGTGCTCACCCAGGTCTCGGTCGCGGTGGCGCTCGCGATCCTCGCCGAGGCCGGCCTGTCGTTTCTGGGCCTCGGGGCGCCCGCGCCGTACGCGTCGTGGGGGCGCATGCTGCAGGCCTCCCAGCCGTACCTGGCCACCTCCCCGCACCTCGCGCTGTGGCCGGGCCTGGCCATCGCGGTGACGGTGCTCGGCTTCAACCTGTTGGGGGACACCGATGATCGACGTTAA